Below is a genomic region from Vitis riparia cultivar Riparia Gloire de Montpellier isolate 1030 chromosome 16, EGFV_Vit.rip_1.0, whole genome shotgun sequence.
tcaaattatgaATCTTAATTCCTTTGATCAATTATTCACAACTAAActtaatttatctttaactaCCTTCTAATAGATCTTATAATGAAAATacacaaatttttgtttgatcttttatACCGACAAATTTTAAGATATGGGGCTTTGACTAAAAAATCTCAACAATGGGTATGAACATTTGGATACaacaaaatagaaggaaaaactatagaatatttaattaaacatcattaaaaaaaacaaaaatatttttaatgagaactctgtttttatttttatttttttgctgtTATCTTTATCCTTTGTTTCTTAttcccaaatatttttataaaaatacactaccaacaaaatcaaaattttaatataattatcttttaaggttaatttcactcacatCCCCCCGGGATTTGGCTAAATACATTTTATCcccattgatttgaaatttcattaaataggaGGAGAGGTGAttgaaaataatacttatttttttaataagagatGAGGTGactgaaaataacaaatgagaaaaataagggagatatttgatcaaattttaaaccaataaGGATTAAGTGTACTTAACCAAAACTTCTAAGAAAacgaatgaaattaacccatatcttttaagaaagttgaaaatataaataaattaattaaaatcaaatgactTGCTTTAAAGCAAAATAGGAGTATCATATAAGGATCTCATACCAACACTCGTATCATGTCATGTCCATACAAATACAATGGATGAAACTAGAAGATGCAGGTACCAAAGGAGCACCATATGCAACTTGCTTAGCTTGATTAAGACATCTGAACTTTGCATGTCCTTTACTTGGGCTGGGTGTTTTGGCCACATAAGACTAAGAGAGGGCAAAATTAACAGGGCCATGGAGTTCCAAACAAGAACACATCCAAAGGGGTAGCTgaagtttgaataaataaataaataaataaataatatataatttgagTATTTAATGCAGCCATGGCACACGAAAGTGAATTTTTTAGGGTGTTGAACCACCTGGAAAGGTCTAGCTCTCTATTAAGGAAGGTTGAATTCAACCCAAATATTCATCAATAGATCCCAACTTAGAGAAAATACAGAtccattcttaattttatttttggttatttagGATAAATATTCTCctgttttattttcaagtggTCCGAAATTTACAATAAGATTAAATATCTTTTGTAGGAAGCCTTGCAATACGATTAACTCATCTGTGGGAAGTCCTATAACTACTTAATTTCTGTTCAATTCTTTACGTGGTTACTTTACTTTGAAGCTCATGTTGTTGGATTGAGGTGTCAGGTTCTAAGGACCCGATGCAAGAAGAAGAGTCTTCCAAAATTCAAGCCTTCACAGAAATCTTTTTCATCACTAGGTTCACGAAGATGCCCAATTGTAAGAAATAAGAAATCTCCTAGCTTAAGATAAATCTAACCCTTGAAAAGTGGAGTActcctattttttctattcctatAACAAAAATCACCGCTCCTCTCAttcatttttagagttttttacAGTGGTCCCCTCCATTTTTTgtatctttaacaaaaaaaaattcatgctGGCCCCCATTCCATATCCGTTTTCTTACCAAAAAACCCTATTTTCTTTCTGATAAGCTcacaatcaaaatatatatatatatatatatatcaaacacATCTTTACCAAATAGAACTCAAACACATCtataacaataacaacaacgTGAAAACCAAAcgaatttacaaaaaaaattaaaatttacgataaactgaaaaactcataaatcttaCCTGACCAATGACTTCCAAACTTTGAATTTGAGCCAAGGACGCAACGGAAATGATGAAACCCTAAAGAGACGAAACCCTAAAGGGAAGAAAGGTAATTGGGAAGGAAGAAAGGTAATTGGGAAAATGAATAAACCTAATCGGGAAAGGGGGAAAAGGTAAAGGAAagttaaagccgtagttggtgactatgactttgactgtttttaaaaataattaaagtcgtagtcaccaactacgattttaaacttaaagttaaaactatgattggtgactacggttttgaatgtttttaaaaaataaaactgtagttaccaactacggttttatgacgtGGCAATCCACGTAACACAGATATATTAAATTGAGCATTATTTTAGAAATGGGGGtactttatggattttttttttttttttaaatgtattctTTTGGTTCAAAGCTCATAAAAAAGGGCCCATACCTGAATCATGGCTTTGGAATGCTTCATCACAGAGAGAATATAGGAGGTTAAAACGGTAAAAGTAAGAAGGAAGGACCattagggaaaataaaatagggaTTTGTGCTTTGAAAATCTAGGTTGCAATAAATGCAACAGAGACACATCATCATTGGGGAAGTGAAAAGACCTCTGGCAGCCATTATAAGTTCATAGGAAAACATGCCCAAAAATGCAACAAAAAGGCAAGAGCAAGATTTATGCGTACTTTCAAAATTTCCTGCCAGTGACAAAAAGGCAATTTCCTATGTGCCCACTCACGTGCAGACAATGGGAAATTGGTGGCATTGTTGGCACCCACTTTCCTGGTCATGAAAGTCTACGCGAAAAATAAGGAGATGAGCCAACTAGTAGCCCTGGGTAAAGCAACGAGGGAATAGGAACTGCCATAAGAGTGGAGTGAGTGGCGCAAGGATAGAATCGAAGTGTGTGGTGTTCCCCTAGGAAAGATGGACTACCCCTGCCCATTACAATAGAACGTGAGCAATAAGGGAAGCAATTCCTGACATGGGAACACCCCCCTAGCAAAGCGGTATAGCAGTCTGCAACAcccaatcataaaaaaaataaaaataaataaaaaacaaactaacTAACTAACTTAGGCATCAAAGAAGGTTGCCCAAAGCCACATTCAGACAAACTTTCTTGCAGAACAAAGGAAGGTTGTCGATCAAAAGAAGCAACACTCAAGAACCCAACAGAGATGTCCCTCAAAATACTCTTAACTCAGGCTTTGCAAGAGCAGTTCATGATGAGGAACTCTAGTGAACTAACTTATTGCATCTCTTTGATATAGGTAGTCCAGATGATAGGGTGACAAATGATCCAAACTTAGAGCTCTTTGGTGGAAGAGATGAACCATTGGCATGAATAGAAACCTTTTCTCCACCAAGAACCTGCACCATGCTTTCAAGTTGTTTTGCAAGgaataagaaattcaaaattgtaGCTAGAGACCAACTTATTTAACCCAACATCAATAAGCATTCCAATGAGTTGGTGCTTATTCCAGTATAAACAATCCTTGCTAATCAATAACAACAGCGAGAAAAGGATCGTGAAACTATTTCTTGAGTATTTGTGTAGAAACATCAATACGCAAAAGCTAGCATTTATAACCAGGATGAGAGTGGCACCACCCAACCACAATTTCCAACCGTCTTgtctgtttaatttttttactgaGCAACATGTCAATGGGATTATCCTCCCCCAATTGACCTCAAACTGAGAATGTGAAATTGGAACCTAAGGGTCAACTTACATTTAGAAGATTTCTTTTTAGGACTTCTCCTATGGTTGCCTTTTGAACTAGAGGCCCATTTTCCACATGGAAGCTTATGTCCTGTGCTTCATTCCCAAAtttgaatttaagaaaaatatgaaagagtaGCATTTTGTTACCGCCTAAGGCAATGAAATTGTAAAGTCCCTAGAGGAGTTTAGGATCGGAGTTTCCCTATCTGTAACCTTGTTGGATTTTTTTCCAAGAAATGGAGTGAAGGCATTAGCTTACTCTAAGATAGTGTAGATAAGAAAATGTAGATTTTGTGTGCATTCGCGCTTGCCCTTGTTTTGGTCTCTGCTTGTGTTATTATTAGAAAAAGTATATTTTCAtatacttatataaaaaaaatcataaaataggaaccctttaaaaataatttaagtttcatGCACTCCATGATCAAAATAAGTATCTAGAATGATCAAATATAgtacatatattattaaatggGAGCACCTGAATGATCAAAAGTactatctttataaaaaaaaaatgcatgaaatgctaattatttttagataattacttgaaatttatattttatattttataaacttgacTTCTTATTTTGTGGTTTTTTCGTATGAATGcatgaaaatacttttttttttcattcatgttTTGTGGTTTTTTTCATGAGCgtataaaaacacatttttcccaataaaaaaaaaaagggaatggaTAGAAAGAGAAATACAAAGCGACACCCTCACCAAGtctaattaccaaaaataattttcaatttataaaacctaattaAATTTGAATCCCAAACTTTGACACTatgttaaatcatgtttaatttaataacttaaaggcTATGTTTGTTTCCCTAAAAGTATTATATGTTTTGTtccataaaatttgagagaaataaaattgaaagaaaaagtggaaagaaataaaaaaaatgaaggaaaataaaaaatagatttaaaattaataaattatttttatatgtttctgcaaactcatttcacttaatttccttcattatttaaagattcaataattttaaaatgtataaatttctaactaattttaattatatttaattttctttaaaaaaatttatagtaaaaccaaacataagaaaatcattttcttttgcatttttttttcttttcttgatactttcgagaaccaaacataaccttaaggaaagagaaaaaaaatattaagaaaaataattttctcatatttggttttaacatagaaaatataaaagaaaaaaataaattaaatgagtttaaagtagcatataaaataatttattgattttaagtctatttttaattctctttcacttttttttttccttctactttttctctctattttctttcccttgcttTTTTCACCTCACATTTtctaagaatcaaacataacctaaaactTTTGGATTTACTAATACTAGGTATATGTGATATGAACATGTCTACATATTGCACATTGCATATACAACGAATTTGCAACTTTTGTAAGGAAGAGGATACCGGATACACATACTCTCCCCTAAAAGGAaagtaaattaaacaaaattaatgtTGTTTTTGGATGGAGAAATTAAGCTgatgatcatcatcatcacatcCACCAGTTAATCATACACCAATCTGTATAATGTGCTTCATTGGAGTGCTAGGTTTGGCGGAGGAAGCAACCATGATGAAGCCCCAATGTAGTTGAGACTGATGTAGGGCTTGGCTCCGTTAAAATCCAGCTTCTTCGTGAATTTAGCTCGTCTCGACATGTTTGCTCCTGGTCCCAAGCAGTTGTATTCTCCAAAGAAAACCATTCTGCCAAGTCATCGTAGCTTCATCACTCATATGTATCAACCTCAAGAATgtgaccttttttttaatacttgtcCATCTTACCTTTTATCTAGAtgggtttgaaatttaaataaatagtttaAGAATGAGTTTgggggtttttaaaaaaaaactaggatGGGTTCAAGTATTGTCTTATCATATCCCATTCTTATTATACAATTTAAtaccttttaataaaataaattatataaattataatattttaattatttataaaatgtatttattttaatatgattttaaataatttaaaaaaaaaattcaaatcaagtAATGCGATGGAGCAGGTATGGGGATTAGGTATGCACATTACCCCGATCTCATTTAATTCTTATAATAGGATAggaatgagaattattttgaattaacaGATGGGATGGACGAGTAGAACTCTTCCGGAATCCCAATGGTTTAAAGTAGGGAATAGTTTCTAAATAACGAAGTAAAACTGATTAGGAAAGAGTTTGCGAGTAGAACTCTTCCGGAATCCCAATGGTTTAAAGTAGGGAATGGTTTCTAAATAACGAAGTAAAACTGATTAGGAAAGAGTTTGAGCTTACGAGTCGCGATCAGGGTGGAGGTTATTGGACCAGCCAAGAGGGTTCACAACAGAGCTCATGTAGGTGTGGGAAAACACCACCTTGGGTCTATCCATCCATGCCCGCCCTAAGAATGTGGTGCTCCCAGTACCAGATATCGTGCAGTGGACGAATGAGTATCCTGTGTCCTCTGATTCCAAGTTCCTTGCGTGCGCCGTTATCACTGTAAGCATCTCCCCGTCTCCCATGGCATGTACCTCTGTGCTCTGATCccccaagaaaagaaagaaaagaaaagaaatctcaatcagacttttattctacaaaacttTTTTTCGGAAACGCTATGAAACCCACCAAAAAAATGGACTTGCCGCTCCCAAATATGAAGTCGACAGTGCCTTCAATGTAGCACTTCTTGAAAAAATGTCTGTTCCTATCATCACATAGGGTGTCCTGAAAACCGATCAGCTTGCTGTTATAAAACGCGGCCTTATCACCTGAAATCCTCAGCGCCACCGCCTGCGCTCCCTTCCGTTTCCCGTCCGGCTTCGGGGACGAGTTCTGAAATTGATTACAACACCGTCATCATAAACTTCACCACATTACTATCTGTCATGACTCATGATCACCATACTAATAGATAATTAGGTCACTCACAATGACAATTATGTTCACCATCATAAAGTAATGAGATTCGACTATCAGGCTGGCGCTGTCCACCGTCCCGTACTTGGCCGCCGTCCCGTCGAATGACAGCATGGGCATGTTGTCGGGTGATCCGTAGAATGTGACGAAGGGCTTAGTCCTATCAATCTtgattttttcttcatatactCCGCCTCCAATCCATATAATTACGCGCCGAGTGTTACCCGCCGGAACACTGTTGACGGCATCCGTCACCGTCTTGAAGTCTCCTCCACCACTTTTACTCACCTTGATGATTTTTACGTTGTCCTCCGCCTTCACCAGCTCTGGATCAAGCGTCGCCCTCCGGAGCTTATAGTTCTTGATGGTTCTGCCGAACCATGCAGTTAGTTGAGTTTTATCGTTCGGGATTTGTAAGTCATCGGCGAGTATAATAGGCGGGAGGAGGAGAAGGACGAGCGCAACCACGGCGGTGGCCGGAAAAGTGATTTGGTTTGTTCTGGTAGCCATTCCTTAATTCGATGGTGATCGTTACCATATTTTTTAGATGGTGCAATATATGTACAGTGGAGGTTACCATATTTTGATCTCAGcaagtttgatatttttaaaattagatcgTGAtcgttaaaattattttttagatatttgaCGGTTCGGATTTTAAGGCATGATGGATTCAACCCTTTGAAATTTTCTTCAGGTGAAGGGatagagcatttttttttcccttagcATGTGGAGAGTGGACCTGGCACCACAAATTTCTTCATCGTCTTGGAAAATTAATAgctatttaatttcaatttttgaatattttaaaaataatttcaattttcttataaattaaaaaaatttaaaaataaataaattcacatacttatttaataatattaaaccttttgatttcaaatttagtTAATTAGCactcttataaatttattttatttatcaaatttattttttagaaaaattttaaataaaaatagtttaaatagGAGTGTTTAAggattttctaaaaactaaattttatttttaaaaaataaaatttatttataaaatatatttataaagatactaagtcatgaaatttcaaaatggatttgtttttttttttcattttgttaatgttAATGGTTTGtaagaacataaaaaatattaatttatgttaaatGGAGATTAAAAAGTGATCTAGGAGAAtaaaaaagaggagaaaataACTCAACgagtatatataaataaaaataaaatttttaaacaaataaaagaataaaaaaactaattttaaaatacataaatttttatctaattttaattatattttatattcttcagtatttttcataataaaaccaaatataataaataaaataaaataaaaaactattttcattaacatatttttttttctttccttatcactttccgagaaccaaacataattttagtattttctatcttttcttctcttttttcccctctttttttcTATAgcatctaaatataaaattattctctTCGACATATTTTTCCCTTTCCCTATTACTTTCTCAcaaccaaacatgcccttaaGAGGTTCATGGTTTACAAACTTGGATACGTATGGTGGGCTGCACTGCTCAGTAATCTAGAAAAACATCACCTTCTACAGTGAACCCCTTGATGCCACAATCAACTGAAATCGTTCGTTGCAGGACAGCGTACCAGCATACAAGACCAGAATAAACGCTGCAAGCCATGAGAAACCAATCAATGCTTGCATAAGAACAAATAACAGTAAGGAAAGACTGAAAGAAATTTCACATGTTGTTGAGTTCTTTGTCTTTCAAGTTTTAAATGCTGCCTTTTTTTATCACTTCTAAATActgttatttttcctttctattttcttttccttacatGTCCCTCAAATTCTCGGAAACCAAATGTACCCTTAAAGACAAGGAACTAGGGAAAAGAGTACTTACTTTCCTGAAACAGGTTTTCGTCAATAGCATTAAGCTTCTGGGGTAATATGCCGTCCTATTTCACATCATCCATCCGGACTATCACCTTCATCTAGCCCAGACCTTTGTACAATCTGCTTCTTTTCAAATCTGGCATGTCTGTCCTTGCTTTCCACTTCTTTAAGATGGTTCATCAATTCATGAATGATCCTGTATTCATGGAGGAGCCAGCAATATTTGTTGGAACATGGTAGATGCCAGTCACCCATTTGAAGGCAGCATCAAGTCTCTGTTAGGCATTTCCTCAAGGGACTGCCCAGTTACACACagcaaaaaagaaagagaaaattaaacCGGCTTGTACATGtaaattcatatcattcacaatgtttttttccaaatcataaTATATTATAGGAAAAGACAACAACATTTCAACCATGCTCTCTAATATATTTTGGTTTCtggaaaacagaaaattaaatcgataaaaagaaaaaaagattagTTTAATTGGCCAAAAGTAAGGGTAAAACTCAATTAGATTGGGTCTGGTTGATGGTTAACTCAAGCTCACACCATACATCGATTTTTTTGTCGAAGCCCAACCCAACCTGAAGTTTCAACTCAAACCGCCCAAACCAAGCCTATTATTCAAAAATGAGCCCTGATCAGGTTAGTAAATATATGTTCGGGTTGGTCGGATTGAAAAGAATTACATAAAGTTAACAtccatttcaataaatatttagtAATCAGcctatatttaataaaaaccaCATTTGTTTAATAAGAAATCTAAAAACTCTACAAATCAGCATGCCAATATGCACATTTATAACATCCATTACTCGGTCAATCCCATGACTACAACCCTATGTTAGAATTAGTAAAACGAACCAAAAgctctaataaaaataattccaacCCACAACCTAAGTCCAATCCAAATTTGTTTCGGTTGACATTTTTTTACCTAAGCCCAACCTAAATTGCAAATTAAGTTGTCTAAGCCCATAAAATTATCAGGTTGGGCAGGGTTGAACTGTCCAAGTTTTAGCCCTAGCCAGAAGAGTGCACCAgtacaaaacaaaatcaaaatgaaaccaTTTacataaggaaagaaaaatgaaatatgtttaCCCACATATGCAAAGCTCTTAAGCAGCTCTCAGGCCTCTTGAATGTCTATTTAAATCATTGCCTGTTTCTTCATAGCCTGGGGACTAAACCTCTCATTGTTGTCATCACTGTTAGGGTCCATGGGCTCATTGTACATGTTGAGCCTCAGGTTTCTAGCAATGGACTCACAACCATGTGctcctcttcctcttcaacatCATGTCTTTTATGTCCAAGCTTGCCCTTTCTCTCCCTGCTTTCCCACAATACTCCAACCAGAAGCTCTTGGACTGTCTGCCCAGTCAGCAAAAGAAATAACTTCCTGGAAAAGAAAATTGTGGTGTTTAGGAGGTGGAAACAACGTGGTTAAGATGGGACTAGACCATGAGGGTTTGAGCATCAGATGAGCCCAATGCTCAACAAAGatataaactaattttaatcagcttcgaaatagaaaatagaaaataaaaatagaagggaTACTGAAAATGATAGCTGGGACTCAACAATGCATCAAGCATACATACCATACATGGAGCATTTAAGAGTATAATCTCCAATGAAGTATTTGGCGAGCTGCAGGCTACAATAAAGTAGAGCATACCACCACAACAGAGGCTTGCTTTCCCATAGCACTAGTTTTTGTCCTTGCTTTTCACCCAACTATTATTTAACCTTTTTCTTGTACAGTTTGTTTAAAATCCTCTGAGCATCAGCCTTCTTTCCTGGTTTTGCAAGGGTAAAACTGATACAAGCAAGGGTATTTTCACATGGTATAAACCCTTTCTCATTCATCTCTTCAAATAATCTTTTTGCTTCAGCCTGGTATGATCGTTTTAATGACTTGTTCAGCTCTGGCTGCTTAGATAGTTTGTACCATCCACAGATTAGAATGTCATAAGTCGAAGAATTAGGTGGGATCCCTCTCACTTGCATCTCTTGCATGAGTTCTTTAGCCTGACTCATCTTTTTCCCTTTGGCAAAACAACTGATAAGCACATTATAGGTTCTAGTTTTGGGAACAAAGCCTTTGGTAATCATTTCACAGTAAAGTTTTACACATTCCTTCATATTTCCAATCTTACCATGGCCAGAAACTAAAATATCATAAGTAGTAGCATTAGGGACCAAGCCCCTTTCCTTCATTTGATTAACTAGTCCAGCCGCCTCTTTAATCAACCG
It encodes:
- the LOC117934170 gene encoding putative pectinesterase 63, whose product is MATRTNQITFPATAVVALVLLLLPPIILADDLQIPNDKTQLTAWFGRTIKNYKLRRATLDPELVKAEDNVKIIKVSKSGGGDFKTVTDAVNSVPAGNTRRVIIWIGGGVYEEKIKIDRTKPFVTFYGSPDNMPMLSFDGTAAKYGTVDSASLIVESHYFMMVNIIVINSSPKPDGKRKGAQAVALRISGDKAAFYNSKLIGFQDTLCDDRNRHFFKKCYIEGTVDFIFGSGKSIFLSTEVHAMGDGEMLTVITAHARNLESEDTGYSFVHCTISGTGSTTFLGRAWMDRPKVVFSHTYMSSVVNPLGWSNNLHPDRDSMVFFGEYNCLGPGANMSRRAKFTKKLDFNGAKPYISLNYIGASSWLLPPPNLALQ